Proteins from a genomic interval of Capsicum annuum cultivar UCD-10X-F1 chromosome 4, UCD10Xv1.1, whole genome shotgun sequence:
- the LOC107867378 gene encoding uncharacterized protein LOC107867378, whose protein sequence is MSLLHGSKQDKMKGKPYMDALGFHDTDLVVFKLNHVWILKLISQIVILGLVLLSFPWGLTSSYGFMNIARADEVANYTPIKLEVLPLIFHDLANEGLLKAGDRSLFVTNGNEDVIYDSQVTSDHHNMDLISLSNLAQNEEMYDVALLFPYDSSKSLDSVDRALKVGGIVVVQLISDNPMVTFSQPSNYKIVYVRKFDSTIIAMRKTNIIVSIESTTPHHHRKLCNFGSNAKEAALKKLEDVLLEPPRALSGKSSRYLKKTRYLPELMDIPLESYPRRVFIDVGLQDKNEKSGDSSWFSKHYPTRNTKFEIFKIETVAKEANAPLIGMSDWLEKNVKENEYVVMKAEAEVVEEMVRHKAIKLVDELFLECKHQGGKKGDKKKSRRAYWECLSLYGMLRDEGVAVHQWWG, encoded by the coding sequence ATGAGTTTGTTGCATGGTTCCAAACAAGACAAAATGAAAGGCAAGCCATACATGGATgccttgggctttcatgatacAGATTTGGTTGTGTTTAAATTAAACCATGTGTGGATTCTCAAGTTGATTTCTCAGATCGTCATTCTGGGGCTAGTTCTTCTGTCTTTCCCCTGGGGATTAACATCGAGTTACGGATTTATGAACATAGCGAGAGCTGATGAGGTGGCTAATTATACTCCGATCAAATTAGAGGTCTTGCCTCtaatttttcatgatttggcCAATGAGGGCCTTCTCAAAGCTGGGGATAGGTCCCTATTTGTTACCAATGGAAATGAAGATGTTATCTATGATTCTCAAGTTACAAGCGACCATCACAACATGGATTTGATTTCTCTTTCAAATCTGGCACAAAATGAAGAGATGTATGATGTTGCGCTATTATTTCCCTATGACTCTTCCAAGTCTCTCGATTCCGTCGATCGAGCTCTTAAGGTTGGTGGTATTGTCGTTGTTCAACTAATTAGTGACAACCCCATGGTCACATTCTCACAACCATCCAACTACAAAATTGTCTACGTACGAAAGTTCGACTCCACAATAATAGCCATGCGCAAGACAAACATAATTGTTTCGATCGAGTCAACAACTCCACATCACCATAGAAAACTGTGCAACTTTGGCTCAAACGCGAAAGAGGCCGCATTGAAGAAGCTAGAAGACGTACTACTCGAGCCACCAAGAGCATTATCAGGTAAATCGAGTAGGTATCTCAAAAAGACACGTTACTTGCCCGAACTGATGGACATTCCCCTCGAGAGCTATCCACGTAGGGTGTTCATCGACGTTGGTTTGCAAGACAAAAACGAGAAATCAGGTGACTCTAGTTGGTTTTCGAAGCATTATCCAACCAGGAACACGAAATTCGAGATATTCAAGATTGAAACTGTGGCAAAAGAAGCAAATGCACCATTGATTGGAATGTCAGATTGGCTTGAGAAAAATGTGAAGGAGAATGAATATGTAGTAATGAAGGCAGAAGCTGAAGTGGTGGAAGAAATGGTGAGACACAAAGCAATTAAATTAGTTGATGAACTTTTCTTAGAGTGCAAGCATCAAGGTGGGAAAAAAGGtgataaaaagaaaagtaggagggCATATTGGGAATGTTTATCTTTATATGGTATGTTGAGGGATGAAGGCGTTGCTGTGCACCAATGGTGGGGTTAA